CCCCGGCTTCGCCCACATCTCCGCGGGATAGGCGCGCGCGTTGAAGAGGGCCGCGTCCTCGCATGGGTTCTTCTCCTCGTCCATGCGGGATCCGGAGATCTCCTCCGGCACGGAATCGCCGATCGCGACGAGACGGTTCGCCAGCCAGTCGAGAAGCGCGCGGTCCTTTCGGATCACGTCGAGGACGCGCTCGTAGTTCGCCGCGACCTGCGCGCGCTGTTCGCCCGGGTCCTTCGGGAGCGGCTTCCCGAACCCCTCGAACGCGACGCCGTACTTCTCCGCGAACGCCTTCTTCGTCTCCCAATAAAGATCCGAGTTCGCGCCGTGAGGCGAGCCGTGCGACTTGTTGTCGTACTTGAGATAGTCCCTTCCCTTGCGCGTCTTGACCCAAACCACCCCCGGCCGGCTCTCGGCGTTCGCGCCGTGCGCGATCTCGAGAAGCGCGCGCGTCACGGGACCCCATTCGCACCCCCGCTCGGTTCCGGCGACGCGCCAGCCGTACGGCTCGAACCACTCGCGAGGCCCGCCGTGAACGACCGACGAGATGCGATGATCGTCGATGCCGAAGTCGTTCCAATCGACGACGTAGACGAGATTGCCGAGACCGAGCCCCCACGCGGAGTTCTTCGTCTCGTGCGAGGCGCCCGCGGTAAGACCGCCGTCCCCCTCGAACGCGAAGACGCGCACTCCCTCCGCGCCTGCGCGCTTCAGCGCGAACGCTTCTCCCGCCGCCGCGGGAGATCCGTGCCCCGAGGGGCCGGTGTTGAACTTGAGGAAGAGGGTGCGTCCCTCCATCTCGGCGTGTCCCGCGAGGCCCCCCCGCCGGCGAAAACCAAGGAGGTGCTCCGCGTAGAGCGCGCGCGTCTCCTCCTTCCGGATTCGGAAACGCGCCTCCCCCGTCTCGCGATGCTTCGCGCGCATCGCCTCGTTCAGCACAGCGAGCGCCGCGTACACGAGAGGGACCGTGTGCCCGGCGACGAGAACGAACCGGTCGCCGAATCGCGCGTCCGGTCTTCGGATGTCCCACCGCATGACGCCGCCAAGAAGGGTCGCGACGAGGGCGTGCACCTTGGAGCGCGAACCGCCCGGGTGTCCGCTCTGGCGCCAGTTCAACATCATGTCGATGAACTGATCGATGCAGTCCTTGAGGATCTCCCACTTCGGGAAGTCCGGCTCCACCTGACGGTACAGTTCGTCCACGCGGTTCATAGATAACCCCTTCGATCGGATTCTTGCCCAGGAAGAACCAACAGATGCGGCAGGACTTGGGAATCGTAGCGGAAAGGGCGCGCGATCGCAAGCTGCGGGCGCGCCTGACAAGAAGCCTATTCTCGCTCGCGCCGCCGTGCGCTCACCGGCCTTGGCCGAGGGCGCACGCGCACGCACGCTCTTGCGAACGACTCGCTTCGGGATCTCGCCGCCGTCACGCCGCCGCGTGGTGGTCGGCTGGCCTCGGTCCCCCGCCGGTCTCCGGACCGATCTGGACCGCGGAGTCGCAGCTTCCCCAGGCGTTCAGCTCGTAGTCGTCCGCCTCCGGATCGTTGTACCAGCCGTCCCGGCAGAGGAACTTGTACGCGTACTTCCCAGGAGCAAGCGGCAAGGCGAGATGCCACGATCCGTCGTTTCGGCGGATCATCGGGTGCGAGCGTTCGTTCCAGTTGTTGAAATCTCCCACGAGATACACGGGGCCCCGAGCAGGTTCGGAGAACCGAAACAGCACACGGCCCGTCGGGTCGATCCGCACCATCTCTCCTCCCTTTCGGATCGATCTCTCATCTCGGAATATAGCACGCGTTCTCTCTGTCGCCACCCGGTCGAGAATCGGCCGGCGTCGCTCAGATGCGAGCCGCGAGTCTCGGGGCCGCGATCGCTGGAATCAGAGAAGAAGGCGCTCGACGGTCGCGAGAAGCCCATCCTTGCGCGGCACCGCGTCCGGAAGGATCGTGTCGCCCGCGCACGGAGGACGTCCGCCGTGGGGACATTCGCGGCACGAGAGGCAGAGGATCTTGCCTCCCGCAAGGCGAAGGCGGGAGAGAAGGCGCTCGCAACCCGCAGGGTTTCCCCAGAGGTCGGCGATGATGAGGTCGGGGCGCTCACCGCGCCGGACGCGCGCGATTCCCTCGCGGATCGGGACCGCGATGCACGCATGCGGGCTGCGGCGGAAGAGAGCCAGAAACGTCTGGCGGAGACCCTGGTCGTCCTCGACGACGAGGATCTTCTTCCTGAGCCCCACGGAACGCACTCCCTGGCCCGGAACCTATCCCCGGGCCGGCCGGGGAGTGGAGTTCTACTTCTTCGGCGACGCGGCCTTCATGCCGGCGTCGAGCGCCTTTTCGTTCAGATCGAGAAGCTGGGTCCTCCGAATATGCAAACGGAGGGCATTCAGCGCCTGTTCACGATCGAAGATTCCCGTGATCCCGAGATAGGCGCCGAGCATCACGACGTTCGCGACGCGCGTGTTCCCGATCGAGTCGGCGATCTGGGTTGCGGGGATCGCGTAGCTGCGGAGCCTCTCCGGCACCGGCACCCCCTCGATCAGCGAGGAGTCGTAGAGGAGCATCCCGTTGTCGATGACGTCGTTGACGAACCTCTCGTACGAGGGGCGGTTCATCGCGACGAGCACGTTCGGGAGCGAAACCGTCGGGCTCCCGATCCGTTCCGACGAGATCACCACGTGGCAGTTGGCCGTTCCCCCGCGCATCTCCGGCCCGTACGAGGGGAGCCATGTGACTCGGTGGCCCGCCTGCATCCCCGCTTCGGCGAGCACCTCGCCGAGGAAGAGGATTCCCTGTCCGCCGAAGCCGGCCACCTTCATGCGCACCGTCTCGCGGAGGGGCGCGGAGGGCTTCGGGATCGTCGCCGCTTCGCCGGTCTGGATTCCGAGGGCCTCGGCGACCGTCTCGAGCTTCGGCTCCTCCACGGGAGGGAGCTCTTCCTTGCTCCGATCGCGATAGACACCGAGAGGGAACACCGGAAGCATGTTCTTTGTGATCCACTCCCTCGAATCGGGCGGCGAGAGCTTCCATCCGGTCGGACAGGGAGAGAGGATCTCAACCAGCGAGAAACCGCGCCCTTCCACCTGCATCTGGATCGCCTTCTTGATCGCCTTGCGGGCCTTCGCGGTCGTCTTCGGGTCGATGAGCGCGACCCGCTCGAGATAGACGGGCGCCTCGAGCGAGGCAAGAAGCTCGCACACGCGGATCGGGAACCCCTCGTTCGCGCGGGTCCGACCGCGCGGCGTGGTCGAGGTCCTCTGGCCGAGCAGCGTGGTCGGCGCCATCTGGCCTCCGGTCATCCCGTAGATCGCGTTGTTGATGAAGAAGACGGTCATGTTCTCCCCGCGGTTCGCCGCCTGGAGAATATTGTTCCCGCCGATCGCGGCGAGGTCCCCGTCTCCCTGGTAGCTCATCACGATCGTGTGCGGCTGCGCGCGCTTCACACCGGTCGCAGCCGCGGGCGCGCGCCCGTGGGCGACCTGAATGTGCCCCATGTTGAAGTAGTAGTACGCGAACACGCTGCATCCGACCGGGCTCATCAACACCGCGCGGTCCGCAACCCCGAGCTCGTCCACCGCCTCGCCGATCATCTTGTGAACGTTCCCATGCCCGCACCCCGGGCAGTAGTGGGTCGATTCTTTGTCCGGGCCCGGCTTGTACTTGTACTGGTCGAGAATGCTCTTCGCCTTCTCCTTCACCACCATGTCCATTACGCCACCCCCTCCCGAACCTCGAGGATGCTCACGATTTCCTCCGCGCTCGGGACCATTCCGCCGGTTCTCCGGAAGAGGCGGACCGGCTTTCTTCCCTCGACGGCGAGCCGAACATCCTCGATTAGCTGGCCCGTGGAGAGCTCCGCGACGATGAATTCCTCGACGCTCTCCGCGCGCTTGCGGATGATGTCGGTCGGGAACGGCCAGAGGGTGATCGGCCGGATCATGCCGACGCGGACCCCCTTCTTTCTTGCCGCATCCACCGCCGAGAGGACGATCCGCGAGACGACGCCGTAGCCGATCAGGATCACGTCGGCGTCCTCGGTCCGATACTCCTCGTAGCGCACCTCGTTCGCTTGAACCGTCTGGTACTTCTTGAAGAGATGCTCGACGTGGACCTCGAGCTCCTCGGCCGAGAGGTGGATCGAGCTGACGAGGTTCCCCTGCGTTCGGCTCGTCCCGTCCACCGCCCAGGGCTTCTCCGGCTTCCAGATCTCCCGGATCGAGAGGTCGACCGGCTCCATCATCTGCCCGATGTAGCCGTCCGCGAGGATGACCGCCGGGTTCCGGTACTTGTCGGCCAACTCAAAGGCGAGGATCGTGAGATCGCACATCTCCTGCGCGCAATTCGGCGAGAGGACGATGTTCCGGTAGTTCCCGTGCCCTCCCCCCTTCACGACCTGGAAGTAGTCCCCTTGCTCGGGCGCGATGTTCCCGAGCCCCGGGCCCCCGCGCACGATGTCGACCACGACGATCGGAAGCTCCGCGCCGGCGGAGTAGGAGATTCCTTCCTGCTTCAAGCTGATTCCGGGCCCGGAGGAGGCGGTCATCGCGCGCACTCCGGTCGCCGCGGCGCCGTAGACCATGTTGATCGCGGCGACCTCGCTTTCCGCCTGGAGGAAAGTGCGCCCGAGCGGAGGGAAGTACAGGGCCGCGGTCTCCGCGATCTCGCTTGCCGGTGTGATCGGGTAGCCGAAGTACGCGCGGCAGTCGGCGAGGATCGCGCCCATGATCACCGCCTTGTTCCCTTTCATGAGTTTCCGCGCCATCAGCTTTCTCCTTTGGCGGGGCCGCCGCGCTTGTAGACGCGAATCGCCCGCGGCTCGGGGCATGAATAGAAGCAGATTCCGCACCCCGTGCACCGGATGTTGAGCGCCTTCGCGGGGTGATAGCCCATCCGATTCAGGTGGGGAGCGATCTCGATGTCGTGCTGCGGGCAGTCGTCGATGCAGAGGAAGCACCCCTTGCAGTGATCCTCCGAGATCTCGATCCACCCTTTCGTGCTCTTGACCGCTTCGGTTGTCATCGTCCCATCACTTCCTCCGCCGCCCGGGACGGCGGATGCCTGGTTGATCCGTTCGACTTTCCGTCATGCTCTCCCTCTTCGCGCGCGTGCAAGGCACGTGCCACCGCCGCCCGGTCCTCCTTGATTCTAACACATTGAGGCCGAAATGCTTGCCCTTCCCTTCCGACCGGCGCGGCTCCCGCCGTTGACAGCTTGGCTTCAGCTGGAACCTCGGTCCGGGACAAAATGGCAATCCCAGCGCCCGGCTCCGCTCGCTCTACTCCTCGGGCCGTGGGGCGGGGGACGGCGGGTTCTCCAGCTTCCGGTAGATCGTGCGCGACGCGATCCCGAGAAGGCGCGCGGCGAGCTCCTTGTTCCCCTGCGTGCGCCGCAGGGTCTCCTGAATGATCTTGTGTTCCGCCTCCTGCATCGTCATCCCGAACGGGATGCGGATCATATGCTCGCTCCCCTGTCTCTCCACGAGCGCGGGAGGAAGATCGTCCGGCTGGATCAAGCGGCCCTTCCCGAGAACCACCGCCCGCTCGATCACGTTCTCGAGCTCGCGGACGTTCCCCGGCCATGCGTATTTCATGAAGCGCTCGAGAGCCTCTTGGCTCAGCCCCTCGAGCGACTTACCGTTGCGCAGGTTGTACACCTGAATGAAATGCTCCGCGAGGAGAGGGATGTCCTCCGGGCGGTCGCGGAGCGGGGGGATGTGGATCGTCACGACGTTCAATCGGTAGTAGAGATCCTTGCGGAAGCGCCTCTCGCGGATCGCCTCCTCCAGGTTGGCGTTGGTCGCCGCGATCAGCCGTACGTCGCCGCGGATCGTCTCGGTTCCCCCGACCCGCTCGAACTCCCCCTCTTGCAGGACGCGAAGGAGCTTCACCTGCGTCGCCGGAGAGGTCTCGCTGATCTCGTCGAGGAAGAGCGTGCCGCCGTCGGCGAGCTCGAAGCGCCCCTTCCTCTGCGCGATCGCCCCGGTGAACGCGCCTTTCTCGTGCCCGAAGAGCTCGGCCTCGAGGAGCGTCTCGGGAATCGCCGCGCAGTTCACCTTGATGAACGGGAAGTCCTTCCGGTGGCTCGCGAAGTGGACGATGTTCGCGATCACCTCCTTCCCGGTTCCGCTCTCCCCCTCGATGAGGACCGAGGCGCTGCTCGGCGCGACCTGCTCCGCGACCTCGATCACCTTCTTCATCGCCAACGAGACGCCGATCGGGCGGGGGATCTTCTCCATGCTCTGGAGCCGCTCGCGAAGCTCCCGGTTCTCGCTCGCGAGCGCTTGCCGTTCGAGCGCCTTCTCGATCGATTTGAGGATGAGGGGTTTCTTGACCGGTTTCTGAATGAAATCGTACGCGCCGTCCTTCATCGCGCGCACGGCGTCGTCGATCGTCCCGTAGCCGGTGATCATGAGGACTTCGGTTTCGGGCGACGCGATCTTCAGCATCTTGAGGAGCTCGAGGCCGTCGATGTCGGGGAGGCGAAGATCGCAGAGCGCGACGCGGAAACGGCGCTTGCGGATCTCGGCCATCGCCTCTTTGCCGTCGGAGGCGGTGTGCACGTCGAGCCCCTCGCGCGTGAGGAGCCTTCGGAACGACTGGCGGATTTCCGCCTCATCGTCGATGACGAGAACCGAGGCTTTCTGGATCTCGCCGCTCATTCCGTCCCCTCGATCGTCGCGATCGGAGACCGCGCGTCGACCCGGTCGCCCGGCCGGACGTGCACCTCGACGATCCGACCCGCCCGCTCCGCCGGGAGCTCGTTCTGCATCTTCATCGCCTCCACGACGGCGATCGGATCGCCGGGCGCGACGGCCGCGCCAAGCTTCGCGCTCACCTTGATCACGAGCCCGGGCATCGGCGAGCGGACGACGAACCGCCCCCCGGTCCCCTCCTCCTCGCGCCGCGTTCCCGCGATCTCCTCGAGCTCGGTCCGAACGTCGACGTCGAGGTATTGGCCTTGGACGCGCACGACCCATCGGCCGGGGACGTCCCCCCGCTCGGTCTCCACCGTGTGCTGGCGGCCGCCGACGAGAAGCGAGAGGTAGAGGCGGTCGGCGAGAAACGCGGCGTCGACCTCCCGCGCCACGCCGTCGAGAAGGACGCGGAGTCCGGTCTCCGTCTCCTCGATGTCGATCGCCTTCTTCTCTCCGCCGAATTCGGCGTAGTAGCGCATCGGCGTTCCCTCGATCACGAGTCCCCGCGGAGCCCCTCGCGACGTGCGACCCACTTCCACGGCCCGCGCGCCGGGCCCTCCTCCACGACGATCCGATCCCGGTCGAGATGCGCGCGGATCGCCGCGGCGATGCGCGCCACGTCGCGCGCCCATTCTTTCGGTTGCAACATCTCGGGATGAAACGTTTCATCGATGAAGTGCGTGTCGTAGTCGCCCGAGCGGAATCGCTCGTGCTTCAGCGCCCAGAGATGGAACGGGATGTTGTGCCGGATCCCCTTGATCGCGTACTCGCCGAGCGCGCGGCGAGCCCTCGCGATGCAGTGGGGCCGGTCCTCGGCCCAGACGACGAGCTTCGCGAGGAGCGGGTCGTAGAGGATCGGCACCTCGTACCCCGCGTAGATCCCGCTGTCGTTTCGGATGCCGGGGCCGGAGGGGTTGTTCAGCCGGCGGATCTTCCCCGCGGAGGGGAGAAAGCCGTGCGCCGGATCCTCGGCGTAGATCCGGAACTCGATCGCGTGCCCGCGAAAGACGATGCTCTCCTGCGCGCGAGCAAGCGTCTCGCCGGCGGCGATGCGCACCTGCTCCCGGACGAGATCGATTCCGGTGACCGCCTCGGTGATCGGGTGCTCGACTTGGAGGCGCGTGTTCATCTCGAGAAAATAGAACGCGCGGTCCTTCCCCATGACGAACTCGACCGTCCCGGCGCTGAGATAGCCGACCGCGCGCGCCGCCTCGACCGCTTTGCGGCCGAGCGCCTGGCGGAGCTTCTCGTCGACGACGGGGCTCGGCGACTCCTCGATCACCTTCTGGAAGCGGCGTTGCACCGAGCACTCCCTCTCGCCGAGATGAAGAACGTTCCCGTGCCGGTCGGCGAGGATCTGCACCTCGATGTGGCGGGGGCTCTCGATGTACTTCTCGAGAAAGATCGTGCCGTCCCCGAACGCCTTTTCCGCCTCGGAGCGGGTTCTCTCGAGGGCGCTCTCGATCGCGGCCTCCTCCCTCACGATCCGCATCCCCTTCCCCCCTCCCCCCGCCGCCGCCTTGAGGAGGACGGGGAACCCGATCGCGCGTCCCTGTTCGCGCGCATCCTTCGCGTCGCGAAGCGGCGTTCCCGCCCCCGGGATGACCGGCACGCCGCGCTCGACCATCCGCCGGCGCGCCGCGACCTTGTTCCCCATGATCCGCATCGCCTCCGGACCCGGCCCGATGAACGCGATCTTCTCCGCCTCGCACGCGGCGGCGAACTCCGGGTTCTCCGAGAGGAAGCCGTAGCCCGGATGGATCGCCTCGGCGCCCGACTTCTTGGCGGCGCCGACGACCCGCTCGATGTGCAAGTAGCTCTCGGCGGAGGGACCGGGCCCGACGCGGTACGCCTCGTCGGCGTGCGCCACGTGGAGCGCCTCGCGGTCCGCGTCGGAGAAGATCGCCGCGGAGCGGATGCCGAGCTCGCGAAGGGATCGGAGGATTCGGACGGCGATCTCGCCTCGGTTCGCGACCATCACCTTCCGAAAGAGCATGTCGCCCCCCCACCAGGCTAGAGAGGAATGTTGCCGTGCTTCTTCTTCGGGAGGGCCTGGCGTTTGTTCTGCAGGCTCTCCAACGCGCGGATCACGCGCGGGCGGGTCTCGTTCGGCTCGATCACGTCGTCGAGGTAGCCGAGCCCGGCCGCGATGTACGGGTTCATGAACTTCTCGTTGTACTCGTCGATGAATCGGCGGCGGAGAGCTTCGCGTTCCTCGGGAGAGGCCTTCTCGATTTCCTTGCGATAGAGAATGTTCACCGCCCCCTCCGCCCCCATCACGGCGAGCTCCGCGGTGGGCCACGCGACGTTGTAGTCGCCGCGAATGTGCTTCGAGGACATGACGTCGTAGGCGCCCCCGTACGCCTTCCGGGTCACCACGGTGATCTTCGGAACGGTCGCTTCGCAGTACGCGTAGAGGAGCTTCGCCCCGTGCTTGATGATCCCTCCGTATTCCTGGTCGGTCCCCGGCAGAAAGCCCGGAACGTCCTCGAAGGTGAGAAGGGGGATGTTGAACGCGTCGCAGAAGCGGATGAAGCGGGCGCCCTTGATGGAGGAGTTGATGTCGAGAACGCCCGCGAGGACCTTCGGCTGGTTCGCGACGACGCCGACGGTTCGTCCGTTCAGCCGGGCGAAACCGACGACGATGTTGTTCGCGTAGTGCGCTTGAACCTCGAAGAACTCGCCGCCGTCCACGACGGGGCGGACGGCGGCGAGGATGTCGTAGGGCGCCTTCGGGTTGTCGGGGACGACGGAGTCGAGGCTCGTCTCCCTCCTTTCCGGGTCGTCTCCGGTCTCCTTGCGGGGCGGATCCTCGAGGTTGTTCTGCGGAAGGTACCCGAGCAGGCGCCGGATCCCGAGGATGCACTCCTGATCGTTCGCCGACAGGAAGTGCGCGACGCCGCTCGTCTCGTTGTGGGTGCGCGCGCCGCCGAGTTCTTCGGCGCTCACCTCCTCGTTCGTCACCGTGCGGATCACGTTCGGTCCGGTGACGAACATGTAGCTCGTCTTGTCGACCATGAAGGTGAAGTCGGTGATCGCCGGGGAGTAGACCGCGCCCCCCGCGCAGGGACCCATGATCGCCGAGATCTGCGGGACGACGCCGGAGGCGAGCGTGTTCCGAAGAAAGATCTCCGCGTAGCCGCCGAGGCTCTGCACGCCTTCCTGAATGCGCGCGCCCCCCGAGTCGTTCAGCCCGATGATCGGCGCGCCGTTCTCGAGCGCGGCGTCCATGAGGCGGCAGATCTTCTCCGCGTTCGATTCGGAAAGCGTGCCGCCGAAGACGGTGAAGTCCTGCGCGAAGACATAGACGAAGCGCCCGTCGACGCGCCCGTAGCCGGCGATCACGCCGTCGCCGACGACCCGCCTCTTCTCCATGCCGAAATCGGAAGACCGGTGGACGACGAAGACGCCGGTCTCCTGGAACGTGCCCGGGTCGATCAGGAGGCCGATCCGCTCGCGGGCGGTCAGCCGCCCGGAGGCCCGGATCTGCTCGATCCGCTCCGGTCCGCCGCCGAGCGCGGCCTCCTCTTTGCGCGCGCGGAGGTCCCGAATCCTCCGGCTCGATCCGTCCTCGCCCATGCCTCTCCTTCCGGAGTCCCGTCGTTCTCAGAGTGTAGCAAGCCAAGCGCGGGCTTGTCCACCGCGCCCCCGAATCAGTAGACGAAGTGCTCGAGCGGGTAGTAAGCGGTCTTCGCCGGAGAGCCGGCCGCGCGGATCCGCTCCGCGAGAAGATGGGCGTCGGCGGCGATCTCGGCGCGGGCGGGGGCCTCGATCCCCTCGGCGGCGGCCCACCCGGCGTACGTGCTCCCCTCGACGAGGCGGAAAGGCGAGAGGTAAAGGATATCGTTCGCGTCGAGAGGAAGCGAGGAGACGAGGCGAGCGGTCCCCTCGCGATGCGTCTCGCGGAAGCGAGCCCCGCCGACGCCGACGAGGAAGATGAGCCCGGCGGCGATTCCGGATTCCTTGAGCGCGCGGACCGCGCCCGGAAGCTCCTCGAGCGAGCCCGGTTTTCGGAGAAGCCGGAAGAGCTCCGGGTCCCCGGTCTCGACGCCGAGGTAGATCCTCCGAAAGCCGCGCGCGCGGAAGGGGTCGAGGCCGAAACTAAGCCGCCTCGCGAGCGACCGGACGCGCGCGAAGGCGTAGAGATCCCCCGGCGAGGGAAGCGCCGCCCCGCGCGCGCTCTCCTCGCGCACGATTTCGAGAACCCGATCGATCCGCGGGAGTAGCTTGGCGTCGGAGAGAACGAAGGGGTCGCCGTCGCCGAGGAAGATCGACCGGCGGAGAAGGATCGAGCGGCCGAAGAGGCGAAGCGCGCCGCGGACATGGCGTTCGAGCTCCTCCGGATCTCTCGCGCGGAAGGAGCGGTCCGGGTAGAGCCCGCAGAACGAACAACGATTCCAAGGGCACCCTTCGGTGAGCTGCACGACAAAGGCGAGCACGCGGTCGGGCGGGAGGATGGGGATGGGACGGTAGACGTCGGAGAAGCGCTTTTCCTCTTCTTCGAGGCGGGAGAGGTCCCATTCGGCGATCCGCGCGAGGCGCTCCTCGAGATCGCGCGTCTCGACCGCGCGGTTGTGCCCCCGAAGAAGCGCGGCGCGCGCCTCGTCCGCCAGCCGGCGGATGCGCCCGAGCACGGCCCGCTTCTCCTCCTCCCCGAGAAGACGGCCCGCCCGTTCCCTCTTCCCCTTGGCCATCATCGCGTGGGAGATGCCCCGCCGGTAGAAGCGCTCGTCGAGCTGCGCGCTGACCGGCCTCCCCTCGAGATCCCACTTGGCGATCTCGATCGAGATCCTCTCGATCGCGGTGAGGTTCGGTTGAAGGTAGGCTCGGAATCCGCCCCGCTCAATCCGCTCGATCACGTCGCCGATCCCGACGCAGAGGGGAAGAAGAGCGTGAAGACCGTGTCGCTCCCCGGATCGCTCCGGCACGCGATGCGCCCCCCGTGCTCGCGCATCACTTGCTGCACGAAGGCGAGGCCGAGACCCGTTCCGTAGGCTTTCGTCGTGTAGAAGGGGCCGAAGATCTTGCGGATCTCTTCCTTCGGGATGCCTACG
This region of Candidatus Eisenbacteria bacterium genomic DNA includes:
- a CDS encoding acyl-CoA carboxylase subunit beta, whose translation is MGEDGSSRRIRDLRARKEEAALGGGPERIEQIRASGRLTARERIGLLIDPGTFQETGVFVVHRSSDFGMEKRRVVGDGVIAGYGRVDGRFVYVFAQDFTVFGGTLSESNAEKICRLMDAALENGAPIIGLNDSGGARIQEGVQSLGGYAEIFLRNTLASGVVPQISAIMGPCAGGAVYSPAITDFTFMVDKTSYMFVTGPNVIRTVTNEEVSAEELGGARTHNETSGVAHFLSANDQECILGIRRLLGYLPQNNLEDPPRKETGDDPERRETSLDSVVPDNPKAPYDILAAVRPVVDGGEFFEVQAHYANNIVVGFARLNGRTVGVVANQPKVLAGVLDINSSIKGARFIRFCDAFNIPLLTFEDVPGFLPGTDQEYGGIIKHGAKLLYAYCEATVPKITVVTRKAYGGAYDVMSSKHIRGDYNVAWPTAELAVMGAEGAVNILYRKEIEKASPEEREALRRRFIDEYNEKFMNPYIAAGLGYLDDVIEPNETRPRVIRALESLQNKRQALPKKKHGNIPL
- a CDS encoding response regulator yields the protein MGLRKKILVVEDDQGLRQTFLALFRRSPHACIAVPIREGIARVRRGERPDLIIADLWGNPAGCERLLSRLRLAGGKILCLSCRECPHGGRPPCAGDTILPDAVPRKDGLLATVERLLL
- a CDS encoding transketolase: MEPDFPKWEILKDCIDQFIDMMLNWRQSGHPGGSRSKVHALVATLLGGVMRWDIRRPDARFGDRFVLVAGHTVPLVYAALAVLNEAMRAKHRETGEARFRIRKEETRALYAEHLLGFRRRGGLAGHAEMEGRTLFLKFNTGPSGHGSPAAAGEAFALKRAGAEGVRVFAFEGDGGLTAGASHETKNSAWGLGLGNLVYVVDWNDFGIDDHRISSVVHGGPREWFEPYGWRVAGTERGCEWGPVTRALLEIAHGANAESRPGVVWVKTRKGRDYLKYDNKSHGSPHGANSDLYWETKKAFAEKYGVAFEGFGKPLPKDPGEQRAQVAANYERVLDVIRKDRALLDWLANRLVAIGDSVPEEISGSRMDEEKNPCEDAALFNARAYPAEMWAKPGEKKPNRAALATWGAYVNAASRAKHGRPLFLACSADLADSTNIAGFASGFGGTEGWGWFHREANPEGALLPQEITEFANAGIMAGLATVNFSLDPEKRFNGFYGACSTYGSFSYLKYGPMRLFSQLAQDCELRVGKILWVAGHSGPETADDSRTHFGVFAPGVTDLFPRGCIVNLHPWEHNEVPVLLAEAFRGPWPIVALHLTRPPVEIPDRAALGVDSHFAAARGAYLIRAYRPGQGKMGTILVQGTTTTANLLKILPDLDREKINVKIVATISRELFDRQDEEYRESILSGADWIDSTVVTNRARALSHAWLSHKVAEEYAISSDWDDRWRTGGTVEEVCEEARISPEWILAGIERFARDREKRLRRLAAWIDGARGE
- a CDS encoding 2-oxoacid:acceptor oxidoreductase family protein, yielding MDMVVKEKAKSILDQYKYKPGPDKESTHYCPGCGHGNVHKMIGEAVDELGVADRAVLMSPVGCSVFAYYYFNMGHIQVAHGRAPAAATGVKRAQPHTIVMSYQGDGDLAAIGGNNILQAANRGENMTVFFINNAIYGMTGGQMAPTTLLGQRTSTTPRGRTRANEGFPIRVCELLASLEAPVYLERVALIDPKTTAKARKAIKKAIQMQVEGRGFSLVEILSPCPTGWKLSPPDSREWITKNMLPVFPLGVYRDRSKEELPPVEEPKLETVAEALGIQTGEAATIPKPSAPLRETVRMKVAGFGGQGILFLGEVLAEAGMQAGHRVTWLPSYGPEMRGGTANCHVVISSERIGSPTVSLPNVLVAMNRPSYERFVNDVIDNGMLLYDSSLIEGVPVPERLRSYAIPATQIADSIGNTRVANVVMLGAYLGITGIFDREQALNALRLHIRRTQLLDLNEKALDAGMKAASPKK
- a CDS encoding sigma-54-dependent Fis family transcriptional regulator, encoding MSGEIQKASVLVIDDEAEIRQSFRRLLTREGLDVHTASDGKEAMAEIRKRRFRVALCDLRLPDIDGLELLKMLKIASPETEVLMITGYGTIDDAVRAMKDGAYDFIQKPVKKPLILKSIEKALERQALASENRELRERLQSMEKIPRPIGVSLAMKKVIEVAEQVAPSSASVLIEGESGTGKEVIANIVHFASHRKDFPFIKVNCAAIPETLLEAELFGHEKGAFTGAIAQRKGRFELADGGTLFLDEISETSPATQVKLLRVLQEGEFERVGGTETIRGDVRLIAATNANLEEAIRERRFRKDLYYRLNVVTIHIPPLRDRPEDIPLLAEHFIQVYNLRNGKSLEGLSQEALERFMKYAWPGNVRELENVIERAVVLGKGRLIQPDDLPPALVERQGSEHMIRIPFGMTMQEAEHKIIQETLRRTQGNKELAARLLGIASRTIYRKLENPPSPAPRPEE
- a CDS encoding 4Fe-4S ferredoxin, giving the protein MTTEAVKSTKGWIEISEDHCKGCFLCIDDCPQHDIEIAPHLNRMGYHPAKALNIRCTGCGICFYSCPEPRAIRVYKRGGPAKGES
- a CDS encoding 3-methyl-2-oxobutanoate dehydrogenase subunit VorB — its product is MARKLMKGNKAVIMGAILADCRAYFGYPITPASEIAETAALYFPPLGRTFLQAESEVAAINMVYGAAATGVRAMTASSGPGISLKQEGISYSAGAELPIVVVDIVRGGPGLGNIAPEQGDYFQVVKGGGHGNYRNIVLSPNCAQEMCDLTILAFELADKYRNPAVILADGYIGQMMEPVDLSIREIWKPEKPWAVDGTSRTQGNLVSSIHLSAEELEVHVEHLFKKYQTVQANEVRYEEYRTEDADVILIGYGVVSRIVLSAVDAARKKGVRVGMIRPITLWPFPTDIIRKRAESVEEFIVAELSTGQLIEDVRLAVEGRKPVRLFRRTGGMVPSAEEIVSILEVREGVA
- a CDS encoding isoamylase early set domain-containing protein, with the translated sequence MVRIDPTGRVLFRFSEPARGPVYLVGDFNNWNERSHPMIRRNDGSWHLALPLAPGKYAYKFLCRDGWYNDPEADDYELNAWGSCDSAVQIGPETGGGPRPADHHAAA
- a CDS encoding acetyl-CoA carboxylase biotin carboxylase subunit, encoding MLFRKVMVANRGEIAVRILRSLRELGIRSAAIFSDADREALHVAHADEAYRVGPGPSAESYLHIERVVGAAKKSGAEAIHPGYGFLSENPEFAAACEAEKIAFIGPGPEAMRIMGNKVAARRRMVERGVPVIPGAGTPLRDAKDAREQGRAIGFPVLLKAAAGGGGKGMRIVREEAAIESALERTRSEAEKAFGDGTIFLEKYIESPRHIEVQILADRHGNVLHLGERECSVQRRFQKVIEESPSPVVDEKLRQALGRKAVEAARAVGYLSAGTVEFVMGKDRAFYFLEMNTRLQVEHPITEAVTGIDLVREQVRIAAGETLARAQESIVFRGHAIEFRIYAEDPAHGFLPSAGKIRRLNNPSGPGIRNDSGIYAGYEVPILYDPLLAKLVVWAEDRPHCIARARRALGEYAIKGIRHNIPFHLWALKHERFRSGDYDTHFIDETFHPEMLQPKEWARDVARIAAAIRAHLDRDRIVVEEGPARGPWKWVARREGLRGDS